The Scytonema hofmannii PCC 7110 genome includes a region encoding these proteins:
- a CDS encoding pyridoxamine 5'-phosphate oxidase family protein has product MESAAESNKWVNTIDSKNPEVIAKAQRIIASNIYCTLSTCSVDGIPWASPVFFAYDDNLNIYWSSAVTSNHSQNIYQNNGRLAVAIFNSSVSEGTGEGLYFYGTASELGSERTPQVMQLLLHRTGKQLIRTPEDYLNDSPRRIYQFQPQSAWVTGNRLAVGSPNRLVDTKIQINVADLQSAFHNLA; this is encoded by the coding sequence ATGGAAAGCGCAGCCGAAAGTAATAAATGGGTCAACACAATTGATTCAAAAAACCCAGAAGTTATAGCAAAAGCTCAACGCATTATTGCCAGTAACATTTACTGCACGCTATCAACTTGCTCTGTGGATGGTATCCCTTGGGCATCGCCTGTCTTTTTTGCCTACGATGACAATTTAAACATTTACTGGTCTTCAGCCGTAACATCCAATCATTCCCAAAACATCTACCAAAATAACGGACGCTTAGCAGTTGCCATCTTTAATTCAAGCGTTTCAGAAGGTACGGGTGAAGGACTGTATTTCTATGGGACTGCCTCGGAACTAGGTTCTGAGCGTACTCCTCAAGTGATGCAACTGCTCCTACATCGGACTGGCAAGCAACTGATAAGGACTCCAGAGGATTATTTGAATGATTCCCCCCGGCGCATCTATCAGTTTCAGCCGCAATCTGCTTGGGTGACGGGCAATCGCTTAGCAGTTGGCAGCCCGAACAGATTGGTTGATACTAAAATTCAGATAAACGTGGCGGATTTACAATCGGCGTTTCATAACCTAGCCTAA
- a CDS encoding methyltransferase family protein yields the protein MHHLKEGSQSVETLAEALSVDAPALYRFLRALASAGIFSETQSRQFQLTPMAECLCSDAPTSIRRLAIWSGSEPIHWQMWGNLLYSVKTGKPAFECCRVSTRSNPSHSMSFELD from the coding sequence GTGCATCATCTCAAGGAAGGTTCTCAAAGTGTTGAGACTCTAGCTGAGGCGCTCAGTGTTGATGCCCCAGCACTTTATCGATTCCTTCGAGCTTTAGCAAGTGCTGGAATCTTTTCAGAAACACAATCCAGACAGTTCCAGTTGACTCCAATGGCAGAATGTCTTTGTAGCGATGCACCGACTTCGATTCGACGATTAGCAATTTGGTCAGGGAGTGAGCCAATACACTGGCAGATGTGGGGAAATTTGCTCTACAGCGTGAAAACAGGTAAGCCTGCTTTTGAGTGCTGCAGGGTTTCAACTCGCTCGAATCCTTCCCACTCAATGTCCTTCGAGCTTGATTGA